In a single window of the Pseudohongiella acticola genome:
- the ruvX gene encoding Holliday junction resolvase RuvX translates to MERYPQKYTKALKVLAFDFGTKRIGVAYGQSLTGTAQAVGVIRANDGIPDWNELEALVNNWQPDVFVVGLPFNMDDSESELLLRAQKFGKRLNGRLHKPCFGVDERLTSFEARGEMLRGESSGEVDALAARLILEAWLDGLPPLAATAD, encoded by the coding sequence ATGGAGCGTTACCCGCAGAAATACACCAAAGCACTGAAGGTGCTTGCGTTTGATTTTGGCACCAAGCGAATCGGAGTTGCCTACGGCCAGAGCCTGACCGGCACCGCCCAGGCGGTGGGAGTTATCAGGGCAAACGATGGCATTCCTGACTGGAACGAACTGGAAGCGCTGGTAAACAACTGGCAACCAGACGTTTTTGTTGTTGGTCTGCCGTTTAATATGGACGACAGCGAAAGCGAGTTGCTGTTACGCGCCCAAAAATTTGGCAAGCGCCTGAATGGCCGTCTGCACAAACCCTGTTTTGGTGTTGATGAACGCCTGACCTCATTTGAGGCACGAGGCGAGATGCTGCGCGGCGAATCCAGCGGAGAAGTGGACGCACTGGCCGCGCGTCTGATCCTGGAAGCATGGCTGGATGGATTGCCTCCGCTGGCGGCAACTGCGGATTGA